The following are from one region of the Lynx canadensis isolate LIC74 chromosome D4, mLynCan4.pri.v2, whole genome shotgun sequence genome:
- the PIGO gene encoding GPI ethanolamine phosphate transferase 3 isoform X1, producing the protein MCKSLCSTPKDPDSVDLGWGLEISILNGCSSLMPIICGPHLQKHRCNWWRGTLHWVGYGAVYLLEGFQEEVILAWLCIEGPENPLVLYPTVMNSLPATSRMQKISVLLFLAWVGFLFYAGIALFTSGFLLTRLELTNHSSCQEPPGPGSLPWGSQGKPGACWMASRFSRVVLVLIDALRFDFAQPQRSHGPGEPPVSLPFLGKLDYLQRILEIQPHHARLYQSKADPPTTTMQRLKALTTGSLPTFIDAGSNFASYAIVEDNLIKQLASAGRRVVFMGDDTWKDLFPGVFSQAFFFPSFNVRDLHTVDNGILEHLYPTMDSSEWDMLIAHFLGVDHCGHKHGPHHPEMAKKLSQMDQVIQGLVERLENDTLLVVIGDHGMTMTGDHGGDSELEISAALFLYSPTALFPSALPQEPEIVPQINLVPTLALLLGLPIPFGNIGEVMVELFSVVEDPQPHSSALAQASALHLNAQQVSRFLHTYSAAAQDLQIKELHRLQNLFSKASADYQRLLQSPQGAEAALQTVITELQQFLRGVRAMCIESWARFSLVRMAGGAALMAAACFLCLLVSQWVTYPGFYFCPLLLTPMVYGLAGAIVCAGLLTATGLKPDPVVLGAMAAVGSLLPFLWKAWAGWGSKRPPAALLPIPGPVLLFLLIRFAAFFSDSFVVAEARATPFLLGSFILLLVAQLHWEGKLLPPKLLTIPRFCLSASTGPPRHNGTHALGLGVGLLLCIRLAGLFHRCPEETPACHSSPWLSPLASMVGGRAKNLWYGACVGALVALLVAVRLWLRRYSNLKSPEPSVLFVRWGLPLMVLGTAAYWALASGADEAPPRLRALVAGASVVLPRAVAGLAASGLMLLLWRPVTVLVKATTGAPRTRTVLTPFSGPPTSRADLDYVVPQIYRHMQEEFRGRLERTKSQGPLTVAAYQLGSVYSAAMVTALTLLAFPLLLLHAERISLVFLLLFLQSFLLLHLLAAGISITTPGPFTVPWQAVSAWALMATQTFYSTGHQPVFPAIHWHAAFVGFPEGHGSSTWLPALLVGANTFASHLLFAVGCPLLLLWPFLCESQGPRKRWQPLGSEAESRVRPEEEEEPLMEMRLRNAPHHFNAALLQLGLKYLFVLGIQILACALAASILRRHLMVWKVFAPKFIFEAVGFIVSSVGLFLGIALVMRVDGAVSSWFRQLVLAQQR; encoded by the exons ATGTGCAAATCCCTATGCTCCACCCCGAAAGATCccgattcagtagatctggggtggggcctggaaaTCAGCATTTTAAACGGCTGCTCCAGTTTGATGCCCATAATCTGCGGACCTCACCTTCAGAAACACCGGTGTAACTGGTGGAGAGGAACATTGCATTGGGTTGGCTATGGGGCTGTTTATCTTCTGGAAGGCTTCCAAGAGGAAGTGATTCTAGCTTGGCTTTGTATTGAGGGACCAGAAAATCCATTGGTTCTTTACCCCACAGTGATGAACTCCCTGCCCGCTACCAGCAGGATGCAGAAGATCTCAGTGCTGCTCTTCCTGGCCTGGGTCGGCTTCCTCTTCTACGCTGGCATTGCCCTCTTCACCAGTGGTTTCCTGCTCACCCGTTTGGAGCTCACCAACCATAGCAGCTGCCAAGAGCCCCCAGGCCCTGGGTCCCTGCCATGGGGAAGCCAAGGGAAACCCGGGGCCTGCTGGATGGCTTCTCGATTCTCTCGGGTTGTGTTGGTGCTAATAGATGCTCTGCGATTTGACTTTGCCCAGCCCCAGCGCTCACATGGGCCTGGGGaacctcctgtctctctgcccttcctgggtAAACTGGACTATTTGCAGAGGATCCTGGAGATTCAGCCCCACCATGCCAGGCTCTACCAGTCTAAGGCTgatccccccaccaccaccatgcaGCGCCTCAAGGCCCTCACCACTGGCTCACTGCCTACCTTTATTGATGCTGGCAGTAACTTTGCCAGCTATGCCATAGTGGAAGACAATCTCATTAAGCAGCTTGCCAGTGCAG GAAGGCGTGTGGTCTTCATGGGAGATGATACCTGGAAAGATCTTTTTCCTGGAGTTTTCTCTCAAGCTTTCTTCTTCCCATCTTTCAATGTGAGAGACCTGCACACAGTGGACAATGGCATCCTGGAACACCTCTACCCAACCA TGGACAGTAGTGAATGGGATATGCTGATTGCTCACTTCCTGGGTGTGGATCACTGTGGCCACAAGCATGGCCCTCACCACCCTGAAATGGCCAAGAAACTTAGCCAAATGGACCAGGTGATCCA GGGACTTGTGGAGCGTCTGGAGAATGACACACTGCTGGTGGTAATTGGGGACCATGGAATGACCATGACTGGGGACCACGGAGGGGATAGTGAGCTGGAGATCTCAGCTGCACTTTTTCTGTACAGTCCCACAGCCCTCTTTCCCAGTGCCCTACCACAG gAGCCGGAGATAGTTCCTCAAATCAACCTTGTACCTACGCTGGCCCTGCTGCTGGGCCTGCCCATTCCATTTGGGAACATCGGGGAGGTAATGGTTGAGCTGTTCTCAGTGGTTGAAGACCCCCAGCCTCACTCCTCTGCTCTGGCCCAAGCCTCAGCTCTTCATCTCAATGCCCAGCAG GTATCCCGATTTCTTCACACCTACTCAGCTGCTGCTCAGGACCTTCAAATTAAGGAGCTTCATCGACTGCAGAACCTCTTCTCCAAGGCCTCTGCTGACTACCAGCGGCTTCTGCAAAGCCCCCAGGGGGCTGAGGCAGCACTACAGACTGTGATTACTGAGCTGCAGCAGTTCCTGCGGGGAGTTCGGGCCATGTGCATTGAGTCTTGGGCTCGTTTCTCTTTGGTTCGCATGGCAGGGGGTGCTGCTCTCATggctgctgcctgttttctttgCTTGCTGGTATCCCAGTGGGTAACATACCCAGGCTTCTacttctgccccctcctcctaaCACCCATGGTCTATGGTCTGGCTGGTGCCATAGTGTGTGCTGGACTCCTGACAGCTACCGGACTGAAGCCGGATCCAGTGGTCCTAGGGGCCATGGCTGCAGTGGGCTCACTCCTGCCTTTTTTGTGGAAAGCGTGGGCTGGCTGGGGGTCCAAGAGGCCCCCAGCAGCCCTACTGCCCATCCCTGGGCCTGTTCTGTTATTCCTGCTCATTCGTTTTGCTGCTTTCTTCTCTGACAGTTTTGTTGTAGCTGAGGCCAGGGCCACCCCCTTCCTTTTGGGCTCATTCATCTTGCTCCTGGTTGCCCAACTTCACTGGGAGGGCAAGCTGCTGCCACCTAAGCTTCTCACAATACCCCGCTTTTGCCTTTCGGCCTCAACAGGCCCACCACGGCACAATGGCACACATGCCCTGGGACTTGGAGTTGGGTTGCTTTTATGTATAAGGCTAGCTGGACTTTTTCATCGGTGCCCTGAAGAGACACCTGCTTGCCATTCCTCTCCCTGGCTGAGTCCCTTGGCATCCATGGTGGGTGGTCGAGCCAAGAATTTGTGGTATGGAGCTTGTGTGGGGGCTTTGGTAGCCCTGTTAGTTGCTGTGCGCCTGTGGCTTCGCCGCTATAGTAATCTCAAGAGCCCTGAGCCCTCTGTGCTCTTTGTGCGCTGGGGGCTGCCCTTAATGGTACTAGGCACTGCCGCTTACTGGGCATTGGCATCAGGAGCAGATGAAGCACCCCCACGTCTCCGGGCCCTGGTTGCTGGAGCATCAGTTGTGCTGCCCAGGGCTGTGGCAGGATTGGCCGCTTCAGGGCTCATGCTGCTGCTCTGGAGGCCTGTGACAGTGCTAGTGAAGGCTACAACAGGTGCTCCAAGGACCAGGACTGTCCTCACTCCCTTCTCAGGCCCCCCAACTTCTCGCGCTGACCTGGATTATGTGGTTCCTCAAATCTACCGACATATGCAGGAGGAGTTCCGGGGCCGTCTAGAGAGGACCAAATCCCAGGGCCCCTTGACTGTGGCAGCTTATCAGTTGGGGAGTGTCTACTCAGCTGCTATGGTCACAGCTCTCACCCTTTTGGCCTTCCCACTTCTGCTTTTGCATGCAGAACGCATTAGCCTTGTgttcctgcttctgtttctgcagAGCTTCCTTCTCCTGCATCTGCTTGCTGCTGGGATATCCATCACCACCCCTG GTCCTTTTACTGTGCCATGGCAGGCAGTTTCTGCCTGGGCCCTCATGGCCACACAGACATTCTACTCCACGGGCCACCAGCCTGTCTTTCCAGCCATTCATTGGCATGCAGCCTTCGTGGGATTCCCAGAGGGTCATGGTTCCTCCACCTGGCTGCCTGCTCTGCTGGTGGGAGCCAACACCTTTGCCTCCCATCTCCTCTTTGCAG TAGGTTGCCCATTGCTTCTGCTCTGGCCCTTCCTATGTGAGAGTCAAGGACCTCGGAAGAGGTGGCAGCCCCTAGGGAGTGAAGCTGAATCCAGAGTCAggcctgaggaggaggaggagccactGATGGAGATGCGGCTCCGGAATGCGCCTCATCACTTCAATGCAGCACTGCTGCAGCTGGGCCTCAAGTACCTCTTTGTCCTTGGTATTCAG ATTCTGGCCTGTGCCTTGGCAGCCTCCATCCTCCGCAGGCATCTCATGGTCTGGAAGGTGTTTGCTCCCAA GTTCATTTTTGAGGCTGTGGGCTTCATTGTGAGCAGCGTGGGACTTTTCCTGGGCATAGCTTTGGTGATGCGAGTGGATGGTGCTGTGAGCTCCTGGTTCAGGCAGCTAGTTCTGGCCCAACAGAGGTAG
- the PIGO gene encoding GPI ethanolamine phosphate transferase 3 isoform X2: MNSLPATSRMQKISVLLFLAWVGFLFYAGIALFTSGFLLTRLELTNHSSCQEPPGPGSLPWGSQGKPGACWMASRFSRVVLVLIDALRFDFAQPQRSHGPGEPPVSLPFLGKLDYLQRILEIQPHHARLYQSKADPPTTTMQRLKALTTGSLPTFIDAGSNFASYAIVEDNLIKQLASAGRRVVFMGDDTWKDLFPGVFSQAFFFPSFNVRDLHTVDNGILEHLYPTMDSSEWDMLIAHFLGVDHCGHKHGPHHPEMAKKLSQMDQVIQGLVERLENDTLLVVIGDHGMTMTGDHGGDSELEISAALFLYSPTALFPSALPQEPEIVPQINLVPTLALLLGLPIPFGNIGEVMVELFSVVEDPQPHSSALAQASALHLNAQQVSRFLHTYSAAAQDLQIKELHRLQNLFSKASADYQRLLQSPQGAEAALQTVITELQQFLRGVRAMCIESWARFSLVRMAGGAALMAAACFLCLLVSQWVTYPGFYFCPLLLTPMVYGLAGAIVCAGLLTATGLKPDPVVLGAMAAVGSLLPFLWKAWAGWGSKRPPAALLPIPGPVLLFLLIRFAAFFSDSFVVAEARATPFLLGSFILLLVAQLHWEGKLLPPKLLTIPRFCLSASTGPPRHNGTHALGLGVGLLLCIRLAGLFHRCPEETPACHSSPWLSPLASMVGGRAKNLWYGACVGALVALLVAVRLWLRRYSNLKSPEPSVLFVRWGLPLMVLGTAAYWALASGADEAPPRLRALVAGASVVLPRAVAGLAASGLMLLLWRPVTVLVKATTGAPRTRTVLTPFSGPPTSRADLDYVVPQIYRHMQEEFRGRLERTKSQGPLTVAAYQLGSVYSAAMVTALTLLAFPLLLLHAERISLVFLLLFLQSFLLLHLLAAGISITTPGPFTVPWQAVSAWALMATQTFYSTGHQPVFPAIHWHAAFVGFPEGHGSSTWLPALLVGANTFASHLLFAVGCPLLLLWPFLCESQGPRKRWQPLGSEAESRVRPEEEEEPLMEMRLRNAPHHFNAALLQLGLKYLFVLGIQILACALAASILRRHLMVWKVFAPKFIFEAVGFIVSSVGLFLGIALVMRVDGAVSSWFRQLVLAQQR; the protein is encoded by the exons ATGAACTCCCTGCCCGCTACCAGCAGGATGCAGAAGATCTCAGTGCTGCTCTTCCTGGCCTGGGTCGGCTTCCTCTTCTACGCTGGCATTGCCCTCTTCACCAGTGGTTTCCTGCTCACCCGTTTGGAGCTCACCAACCATAGCAGCTGCCAAGAGCCCCCAGGCCCTGGGTCCCTGCCATGGGGAAGCCAAGGGAAACCCGGGGCCTGCTGGATGGCTTCTCGATTCTCTCGGGTTGTGTTGGTGCTAATAGATGCTCTGCGATTTGACTTTGCCCAGCCCCAGCGCTCACATGGGCCTGGGGaacctcctgtctctctgcccttcctgggtAAACTGGACTATTTGCAGAGGATCCTGGAGATTCAGCCCCACCATGCCAGGCTCTACCAGTCTAAGGCTgatccccccaccaccaccatgcaGCGCCTCAAGGCCCTCACCACTGGCTCACTGCCTACCTTTATTGATGCTGGCAGTAACTTTGCCAGCTATGCCATAGTGGAAGACAATCTCATTAAGCAGCTTGCCAGTGCAG GAAGGCGTGTGGTCTTCATGGGAGATGATACCTGGAAAGATCTTTTTCCTGGAGTTTTCTCTCAAGCTTTCTTCTTCCCATCTTTCAATGTGAGAGACCTGCACACAGTGGACAATGGCATCCTGGAACACCTCTACCCAACCA TGGACAGTAGTGAATGGGATATGCTGATTGCTCACTTCCTGGGTGTGGATCACTGTGGCCACAAGCATGGCCCTCACCACCCTGAAATGGCCAAGAAACTTAGCCAAATGGACCAGGTGATCCA GGGACTTGTGGAGCGTCTGGAGAATGACACACTGCTGGTGGTAATTGGGGACCATGGAATGACCATGACTGGGGACCACGGAGGGGATAGTGAGCTGGAGATCTCAGCTGCACTTTTTCTGTACAGTCCCACAGCCCTCTTTCCCAGTGCCCTACCACAG gAGCCGGAGATAGTTCCTCAAATCAACCTTGTACCTACGCTGGCCCTGCTGCTGGGCCTGCCCATTCCATTTGGGAACATCGGGGAGGTAATGGTTGAGCTGTTCTCAGTGGTTGAAGACCCCCAGCCTCACTCCTCTGCTCTGGCCCAAGCCTCAGCTCTTCATCTCAATGCCCAGCAG GTATCCCGATTTCTTCACACCTACTCAGCTGCTGCTCAGGACCTTCAAATTAAGGAGCTTCATCGACTGCAGAACCTCTTCTCCAAGGCCTCTGCTGACTACCAGCGGCTTCTGCAAAGCCCCCAGGGGGCTGAGGCAGCACTACAGACTGTGATTACTGAGCTGCAGCAGTTCCTGCGGGGAGTTCGGGCCATGTGCATTGAGTCTTGGGCTCGTTTCTCTTTGGTTCGCATGGCAGGGGGTGCTGCTCTCATggctgctgcctgttttctttgCTTGCTGGTATCCCAGTGGGTAACATACCCAGGCTTCTacttctgccccctcctcctaaCACCCATGGTCTATGGTCTGGCTGGTGCCATAGTGTGTGCTGGACTCCTGACAGCTACCGGACTGAAGCCGGATCCAGTGGTCCTAGGGGCCATGGCTGCAGTGGGCTCACTCCTGCCTTTTTTGTGGAAAGCGTGGGCTGGCTGGGGGTCCAAGAGGCCCCCAGCAGCCCTACTGCCCATCCCTGGGCCTGTTCTGTTATTCCTGCTCATTCGTTTTGCTGCTTTCTTCTCTGACAGTTTTGTTGTAGCTGAGGCCAGGGCCACCCCCTTCCTTTTGGGCTCATTCATCTTGCTCCTGGTTGCCCAACTTCACTGGGAGGGCAAGCTGCTGCCACCTAAGCTTCTCACAATACCCCGCTTTTGCCTTTCGGCCTCAACAGGCCCACCACGGCACAATGGCACACATGCCCTGGGACTTGGAGTTGGGTTGCTTTTATGTATAAGGCTAGCTGGACTTTTTCATCGGTGCCCTGAAGAGACACCTGCTTGCCATTCCTCTCCCTGGCTGAGTCCCTTGGCATCCATGGTGGGTGGTCGAGCCAAGAATTTGTGGTATGGAGCTTGTGTGGGGGCTTTGGTAGCCCTGTTAGTTGCTGTGCGCCTGTGGCTTCGCCGCTATAGTAATCTCAAGAGCCCTGAGCCCTCTGTGCTCTTTGTGCGCTGGGGGCTGCCCTTAATGGTACTAGGCACTGCCGCTTACTGGGCATTGGCATCAGGAGCAGATGAAGCACCCCCACGTCTCCGGGCCCTGGTTGCTGGAGCATCAGTTGTGCTGCCCAGGGCTGTGGCAGGATTGGCCGCTTCAGGGCTCATGCTGCTGCTCTGGAGGCCTGTGACAGTGCTAGTGAAGGCTACAACAGGTGCTCCAAGGACCAGGACTGTCCTCACTCCCTTCTCAGGCCCCCCAACTTCTCGCGCTGACCTGGATTATGTGGTTCCTCAAATCTACCGACATATGCAGGAGGAGTTCCGGGGCCGTCTAGAGAGGACCAAATCCCAGGGCCCCTTGACTGTGGCAGCTTATCAGTTGGGGAGTGTCTACTCAGCTGCTATGGTCACAGCTCTCACCCTTTTGGCCTTCCCACTTCTGCTTTTGCATGCAGAACGCATTAGCCTTGTgttcctgcttctgtttctgcagAGCTTCCTTCTCCTGCATCTGCTTGCTGCTGGGATATCCATCACCACCCCTG GTCCTTTTACTGTGCCATGGCAGGCAGTTTCTGCCTGGGCCCTCATGGCCACACAGACATTCTACTCCACGGGCCACCAGCCTGTCTTTCCAGCCATTCATTGGCATGCAGCCTTCGTGGGATTCCCAGAGGGTCATGGTTCCTCCACCTGGCTGCCTGCTCTGCTGGTGGGAGCCAACACCTTTGCCTCCCATCTCCTCTTTGCAG TAGGTTGCCCATTGCTTCTGCTCTGGCCCTTCCTATGTGAGAGTCAAGGACCTCGGAAGAGGTGGCAGCCCCTAGGGAGTGAAGCTGAATCCAGAGTCAggcctgaggaggaggaggagccactGATGGAGATGCGGCTCCGGAATGCGCCTCATCACTTCAATGCAGCACTGCTGCAGCTGGGCCTCAAGTACCTCTTTGTCCTTGGTATTCAG ATTCTGGCCTGTGCCTTGGCAGCCTCCATCCTCCGCAGGCATCTCATGGTCTGGAAGGTGTTTGCTCCCAA GTTCATTTTTGAGGCTGTGGGCTTCATTGTGAGCAGCGTGGGACTTTTCCTGGGCATAGCTTTGGTGATGCGAGTGGATGGTGCTGTGAGCTCCTGGTTCAGGCAGCTAGTTCTGGCCCAACAGAGGTAG
- the PIGO gene encoding GPI ethanolamine phosphate transferase 3 isoform X3, which produces MCKSLCSTPKDPDSVDLGWGLEISILNGCSSLMPIICGPHLQKHRCNWWRGTLHWVGYGAVYLLEGFQEEVILAWLCIEGPENPLVLYPTVMNSLPATSRMQKISVLLFLAWVGFLFYAGIALFTSGFLLTRLELTNHSSCQEPPGPGSLPWGSQGKPGACWMASRFSRVVLVLIDALRFDFAQPQRSHGPGEPPVSLPFLGKLDYLQRILEIQPHHARLYQSKADPPTTTMQRLKALTTGSLPTFIDAGSNFASYAIVEDNLIKQLASAGRRVVFMGDDTWKDLFPGVFSQAFFFPSFNVRDLHTVDNGILEHLYPTMDSSEWDMLIAHFLGVDHCGHKHGPHHPEMAKKLSQMDQVIQGLVERLENDTLLVVIGDHGMTMTGDHGGDSELEISAALFLYSPTALFPSALPQEPEIVPQINLVPTLALLLGLPIPFGNIGEVMVELFSVVEDPQPHSSALAQASALHLNAQQVSRFLHTYSAAAQDLQIKELHRLQNLFSKASADYQRLLQSPQGAEAALQTVITELQQFLRGVRAMCIESWARFSLVRMAGGAALMAAACFLCLLVSQWVTYPGFYFCPLLLTPMVYGLAGAIVCAGLLTATGLKPDPVVLGAMAAVGSLLPFLWKAWAGWGSKRPPAALLPIPGPVLLFLLIRFAAFFSDSFVVAEARATPFLLGSFILLLVAQLHWEGKLLPPKLLTIPRFCLSASTGPPRHNGTHALGLGVGLLLCIRLAGLFHRCPEETPACHSSPWLSPLASMVGGRAKNLWYGACVGALVALLVAVRLWLRRYSNLKSPEPSVLFVRWGLPLMVLGTAAYWALASGADEAPPRLRALVAGASVVLPRAVAGLAASGLMLLLWRPVTVLVKATTGAPRTRTVLTPFSGPPTSRADLDYVVPQIYRHMQEEFRGRLERTKSQGPLTVAAYQLGSVYSAAMVTALTLLAFPLLLLHAERISLVFLLLFLQSFLLLHLLAAGISITTPGKYISQPWFIQGQ; this is translated from the exons ATGTGCAAATCCCTATGCTCCACCCCGAAAGATCccgattcagtagatctggggtggggcctggaaaTCAGCATTTTAAACGGCTGCTCCAGTTTGATGCCCATAATCTGCGGACCTCACCTTCAGAAACACCGGTGTAACTGGTGGAGAGGAACATTGCATTGGGTTGGCTATGGGGCTGTTTATCTTCTGGAAGGCTTCCAAGAGGAAGTGATTCTAGCTTGGCTTTGTATTGAGGGACCAGAAAATCCATTGGTTCTTTACCCCACAGTGATGAACTCCCTGCCCGCTACCAGCAGGATGCAGAAGATCTCAGTGCTGCTCTTCCTGGCCTGGGTCGGCTTCCTCTTCTACGCTGGCATTGCCCTCTTCACCAGTGGTTTCCTGCTCACCCGTTTGGAGCTCACCAACCATAGCAGCTGCCAAGAGCCCCCAGGCCCTGGGTCCCTGCCATGGGGAAGCCAAGGGAAACCCGGGGCCTGCTGGATGGCTTCTCGATTCTCTCGGGTTGTGTTGGTGCTAATAGATGCTCTGCGATTTGACTTTGCCCAGCCCCAGCGCTCACATGGGCCTGGGGaacctcctgtctctctgcccttcctgggtAAACTGGACTATTTGCAGAGGATCCTGGAGATTCAGCCCCACCATGCCAGGCTCTACCAGTCTAAGGCTgatccccccaccaccaccatgcaGCGCCTCAAGGCCCTCACCACTGGCTCACTGCCTACCTTTATTGATGCTGGCAGTAACTTTGCCAGCTATGCCATAGTGGAAGACAATCTCATTAAGCAGCTTGCCAGTGCAG GAAGGCGTGTGGTCTTCATGGGAGATGATACCTGGAAAGATCTTTTTCCTGGAGTTTTCTCTCAAGCTTTCTTCTTCCCATCTTTCAATGTGAGAGACCTGCACACAGTGGACAATGGCATCCTGGAACACCTCTACCCAACCA TGGACAGTAGTGAATGGGATATGCTGATTGCTCACTTCCTGGGTGTGGATCACTGTGGCCACAAGCATGGCCCTCACCACCCTGAAATGGCCAAGAAACTTAGCCAAATGGACCAGGTGATCCA GGGACTTGTGGAGCGTCTGGAGAATGACACACTGCTGGTGGTAATTGGGGACCATGGAATGACCATGACTGGGGACCACGGAGGGGATAGTGAGCTGGAGATCTCAGCTGCACTTTTTCTGTACAGTCCCACAGCCCTCTTTCCCAGTGCCCTACCACAG gAGCCGGAGATAGTTCCTCAAATCAACCTTGTACCTACGCTGGCCCTGCTGCTGGGCCTGCCCATTCCATTTGGGAACATCGGGGAGGTAATGGTTGAGCTGTTCTCAGTGGTTGAAGACCCCCAGCCTCACTCCTCTGCTCTGGCCCAAGCCTCAGCTCTTCATCTCAATGCCCAGCAG GTATCCCGATTTCTTCACACCTACTCAGCTGCTGCTCAGGACCTTCAAATTAAGGAGCTTCATCGACTGCAGAACCTCTTCTCCAAGGCCTCTGCTGACTACCAGCGGCTTCTGCAAAGCCCCCAGGGGGCTGAGGCAGCACTACAGACTGTGATTACTGAGCTGCAGCAGTTCCTGCGGGGAGTTCGGGCCATGTGCATTGAGTCTTGGGCTCGTTTCTCTTTGGTTCGCATGGCAGGGGGTGCTGCTCTCATggctgctgcctgttttctttgCTTGCTGGTATCCCAGTGGGTAACATACCCAGGCTTCTacttctgccccctcctcctaaCACCCATGGTCTATGGTCTGGCTGGTGCCATAGTGTGTGCTGGACTCCTGACAGCTACCGGACTGAAGCCGGATCCAGTGGTCCTAGGGGCCATGGCTGCAGTGGGCTCACTCCTGCCTTTTTTGTGGAAAGCGTGGGCTGGCTGGGGGTCCAAGAGGCCCCCAGCAGCCCTACTGCCCATCCCTGGGCCTGTTCTGTTATTCCTGCTCATTCGTTTTGCTGCTTTCTTCTCTGACAGTTTTGTTGTAGCTGAGGCCAGGGCCACCCCCTTCCTTTTGGGCTCATTCATCTTGCTCCTGGTTGCCCAACTTCACTGGGAGGGCAAGCTGCTGCCACCTAAGCTTCTCACAATACCCCGCTTTTGCCTTTCGGCCTCAACAGGCCCACCACGGCACAATGGCACACATGCCCTGGGACTTGGAGTTGGGTTGCTTTTATGTATAAGGCTAGCTGGACTTTTTCATCGGTGCCCTGAAGAGACACCTGCTTGCCATTCCTCTCCCTGGCTGAGTCCCTTGGCATCCATGGTGGGTGGTCGAGCCAAGAATTTGTGGTATGGAGCTTGTGTGGGGGCTTTGGTAGCCCTGTTAGTTGCTGTGCGCCTGTGGCTTCGCCGCTATAGTAATCTCAAGAGCCCTGAGCCCTCTGTGCTCTTTGTGCGCTGGGGGCTGCCCTTAATGGTACTAGGCACTGCCGCTTACTGGGCATTGGCATCAGGAGCAGATGAAGCACCCCCACGTCTCCGGGCCCTGGTTGCTGGAGCATCAGTTGTGCTGCCCAGGGCTGTGGCAGGATTGGCCGCTTCAGGGCTCATGCTGCTGCTCTGGAGGCCTGTGACAGTGCTAGTGAAGGCTACAACAGGTGCTCCAAGGACCAGGACTGTCCTCACTCCCTTCTCAGGCCCCCCAACTTCTCGCGCTGACCTGGATTATGTGGTTCCTCAAATCTACCGACATATGCAGGAGGAGTTCCGGGGCCGTCTAGAGAGGACCAAATCCCAGGGCCCCTTGACTGTGGCAGCTTATCAGTTGGGGAGTGTCTACTCAGCTGCTATGGTCACAGCTCTCACCCTTTTGGCCTTCCCACTTCTGCTTTTGCATGCAGAACGCATTAGCCTTGTgttcctgcttctgtttctgcagAGCTTCCTTCTCCTGCATCTGCTTGCTGCTGGGATATCCATCACCACCCCTGGTAAATACATTTCTCAGCCCTGGTTCATCCAAGGACAGTAG
- the STOML2 gene encoding stomatin-like protein 2, mitochondrial, whose amino-acid sequence MLARAARGTGALLLRGSVQASGRAPRRASSGLPRNTVVLFVPQQEAWVVERMGRFHRILEPGLNILIPVLDRIRYVQSLKEIVINVPEQSAVTLDNVTLQIDGVLYLRIMDPYKASYGVEDPEYAVTQLAQTTMRSELGKLSLDKVFRERESLNASIVDAINQAADCWGIRCLRYEIKDIHVPPRVKESMQMQVEAERRKRATVLESEGTRESAINVAEGKKQAQILASEAEKAEQINQAAGEASAVLAKAKAKAEAIRILAAALTQHNGDAAASLTVAEQYVSAFSKLAKDSNTILLPSNPGDVTSMVAQAMGVYGALTKAPVPGAQDSVSSGSSRDVQGTDASLDEEFDRVKLS is encoded by the exons ATGCTGGCGCGCGCTGCGCGGGGCACTGGGGCCCTTTTGCTGAGG GGCTCCGTGCAGGCTTCTGGCCGTGCTCCGCGTCGCGCCTCCTCTGGATTGCCCCGAAACACCGTGGTACTGTTTGTGCCGCAGCAAGAGGCCTGGGTGGTAGAGCGAATGGGCCGATTCCaccggatcctggagcct GGCTTGAACATCCTCATCCCTGTGTTAGACCGGATCCGATACGTGCAGAGTCTCAAGGAAATTGTCATCAACGTGCCTGAGCAGTCGGCTGTGACTCTCG ACAATGTAACTCTGCAAATCGATGGAGTCCTTTATCTACGTATCATGGACCCATACAAG GCAAGCTATGGTGTGGAGGACCCTGAGTATGCTGTCACACAACTAGCTCAGACGACCATGAGATCAGAGCTTGGCAAACTCTCTCTGGACAAAGTCTTCCGG GAGCGGGAGTCCCTGAATGCTAGCATTGTGGATGCCATCAATCAGGCTGCTGATTGCTGGGGCATTCGCTGCCTCCGTTATGAGATCAAGGATATCCACGTGCCACCCCGGGTGAAAGAGTCCATGCAGATGCag gtggaggcagagaggcgGAAACGGGCCACAGTTCTAGAGTCTGAGGGGACCCGAGAGTCAGCCATCAACGTGGCAGAGGGGAAGAAGCAGGCACAGATCCTGGCCTCCGAGGCAGAAAAGGCTGAACAAATAAATCAGGCAGCAG GAGAGGCCAGTGCAGTTCTGGCCAAGGCCAAGGCTAAGGCTGAAGCTATTCGGATCCTGGCTGCAGCTCTGACACAACAT AATGGAGATGCAGCAGCCTCACTGACTGTGGCTGAGCAGTATGTCAGTGCGTTCTCCAAACTGGCCAAGGACTCCAACACTATCCTGCTGCCGTCCAACCCTGGCGATGTCACCAGTATGGTGGCTCAG GCCATGGGTGTGTATGGGGCCCTCACCAAAGCCCCAGTGCCCGGGGCCCAGGATTCAGTCTCCAGTGGGAGCAGCAGAGATGTCCAGGGCACAGATGCAAGTCTTGATGAGGAATTTGATCGAGTCAAGCTGAGTTAA